A single region of the Candidatus Melainabacteria bacterium genome encodes:
- a CDS encoding response regulator transcription factor yields the protein MPRVLVADDDDQLRGVVTDWLESQNFEVEAVNNGSACKEVLEGKTFDVMVLDWQMPGMSGVEVCRWYREKGGTTPVLMLTAKDEIKDKEAGFGAGVDDYLTKPFILRELSARLSALLRRGQVAPSLVVEFGPLKVDPDKHLVTVNGAPIKVSPTEFSILDFLIRHPGQVFNTTALLDRVWKSTADVSPDTVRVYIRRLRDKFKEVGYPELLQNIHGVGYKLQIPE from the coding sequence ATGCCAAGGGTACTGGTAGCCGACGATGATGATCAGTTGCGCGGAGTAGTTACCGATTGGCTCGAAAGCCAAAATTTCGAAGTGGAAGCGGTCAACAACGGTTCGGCGTGCAAAGAAGTATTGGAAGGCAAGACCTTTGATGTCATGGTTCTCGATTGGCAAATGCCGGGTATGTCCGGCGTTGAGGTCTGCCGTTGGTATCGCGAGAAGGGAGGCACCACGCCAGTGCTGATGCTGACAGCAAAGGACGAAATCAAAGACAAAGAAGCCGGCTTTGGTGCGGGAGTCGATGACTATCTGACAAAACCATTCATACTGCGAGAACTTTCGGCACGTCTGTCAGCCCTGCTGCGAAGAGGACAAGTAGCGCCTTCTCTCGTGGTCGAATTCGGACCTCTGAAAGTCGATCCAGACAAACATCTTGTCACCGTCAATGGTGCACCGATAAAAGTGTCGCCGACAGAATTCTCTATTCTCGATTTTCTGATACGACACCCAGGGCAGGTCTTCAACACCACAGCTTTACTGGATAGAGTCTGGAAAAGCACGGCTGACGTTTCACCTGATACGGTGCGTGTCTATATTCGCCGATTGAGAGACAAATTCAAAGAAGTCGGCTATCCCGAACTGCTTCAGAATATTCATGGCGTCGGTTATAAGTTGCAGATACCAGAGTGA